Part of the Erwinia amylovora genome is shown below.
GAGATCTATAAAATATTCATAGACATTAATTTTTAAAGTGTCGCCAACATCACCGATCTTTCTCATCTTTTCCCCATTATGATTTTCAGGTCTTGGAGAAATCAGCACTGTATATTTACAATCAAAAGAAACAGCATGGCTTATTATTTGATATCTATCTGTATCTTTTGTCTTGCTTTTATATTTAGCATCTGCAATTAAAAGAGTGCTTTCACCTTTTTTAATGATCACATCAGGCTTAGCATCTCCAGTGGCAAGACTTTGCGCATTGAAAAATTTCTTCTTACCATCAGTATTCCCATCTTTAACAGAAAGTTCAGGATGATTATTTAAAAAGTACTCTTTCAAAAACACAAATAAATACTTCTCAAATATTGTTTCCATGTCTATATAGTAAGAGTTAAGAAATACATTTTCCTCTGTTAGCTCAAAACTTATCCCTTTCTTAGAAAGAATAAGCTCTGCGGATTTTACTATATTTTTATAATAATTTCTTATAATTCCAAAATCATTGTAAGGATTATATAGATTTAGAGGATTAGATCCTTGAAAACTTTTTACTCCATCAAACATTTCTAAGAAAAACACATTATCCTGTATTAGCTTTTTTAGTTCACGATGATTTCTTCTTAGCTCAACCAAGCTTTGAAAAAGTGCACACTTAATAAATTTATTGACATCATTGTCAGGTGTGAACTTATCAAAATCCACAGATGCTTTGTGAAACATCCCTTTAGACCATAATTTTTTTATTGAATGAGATACATTCAACTTTCCTTTAATATTAGAGCTGATCGCATTCCTCTTAATAAAGTCTTTTAATAATCCATTCTCATATAAGGCTTTCATTTCTCTGATGAAGCATTCGATCAAAAACTTAAAAGTGATGTTAGAATCAACAGCACTTTCACTATAATGCCTGTTGAAAAATGTCAAAGCCTGAAGGTATTCTCCCGAGGTAAGGATCATACGGTTAATATTACCAATTGAAAACTTCGGTTTAATATCAATTGCTAAACTTTCATTTATTGGAATCAGACCAATATATTTACCTGAAAAAAGAATAAGAGCATTGTTTTTCGGTTTATAATCAATGCTGAAAAAATTTCTTATTTCAGGATAAATGTCGAGCTTATTCCCATTTTTGACTATGAGATTAATATCTACATTAACTTCTGTTCTTTCCTTGGCTTCAATGATCATCATTTAATTTCATCCTTGAATTCTTCATCTAAGATGTCCATAAAAAGTTGTTTCAATTCAGTATAAGTTTCGGGATTGAATTTAAACATCTTGGAAAAAATAAATTTAAGTTTATGATTCCATAGCAGAAGTAAATCATCGTCAGATTCGATATTTTTGAAGTAAGTATGACCAAAACCATGAGTTGATAGCTCATTACTCCTGCTAAAGAAAAGTAATATTTTACCAATCTTTTCCCCAGACAAAAGATTTTGTTGGAGTATAGACCTCAAAATATTTTGACTTGGCTCCATTTCGATAATTTCAAATCGCCTTTCCATAGCTGAATCAAGTTCCACAACCGAACGGTCGTATGGATTCATGGTGGCAAATATTACTATATTTTGAGGGATAGAAAAATGTTCCTCAGAATAAGGCAAAATAAAACTTATGTCTCTATAGTCTGGTTCTATATAAGTAAGAAGCTCGCCAAAGATCTTACTCGGTTCACCTCGACTAAACTCATCAATTATAAGGAAATATGAGTTATCTATATCTTCCCGTGCTCTTTTGCAAATTTCTAAGAAAATTTTATGTTTTGGTTTAAATAAAGGTTCAGAGCTATTTATTGCTCCATTAGGAACTAATCCTTCAATGAAGTCCTCATATGAGTATGATGGATGGAATTGAATCCTCTCAATGCGTCTCATATCTGAAGAAGTTAACTTCAAGGCTATTTTCAAAGCATACCAAGTTTTACTTGTACCTGGAGGTCCTGAGAAAAGAATGCCTTTAGCTCCCTTACTTAATAATTTTTGAGTAATAATAAGAATAGGATCGTCATCGTTTAAGTTGTCTTCTAAAACGAGAATATCTTTTTCTGATAGTATTGATTTATCTTCGACAGAAGCAAATTCCACTTTGTTTTCGATTTGATCAATAACTCTTTCATCTTTAATAACTTCAACATAAAATTTGTTTGGGGAAAAATAATCATCTTTTATGTTAGTAAAGAACAAATTTACATCATTCAAATCTGGAACTAATGATTTATAAACATCGGCAGTAAAATTATTTCTAAGATAAAGTTCAATTATTCCAAGTATTGTTTCATTTGGAGATTTTATATCATCAATATTGATTCCCTCCCCTCTCATAAGCCAAATGCATAGTGCTACTTTGATAGAATCAATGTTATATGATTTTTCCAGAGTATTTTTAACATTTTCTTGTATAGCTATATTTTCATATGCGAGCTTAAGCAGGGGTGCAGGCCTTCCAGGATAATTTATAACTTGTGAACGACTATAAGCTAAACGGGTGGTGTAAAAATTACTACCAATTCCATAATCTTTTTTTACATCAAATTCTGAGTTAAAGTCTTTTGTATATAATCCTTGAGAGTCCAGGGATACAACCTCCCCAACGGTTTTAATGAATTCGTCACGATATTCAGAACCAACTTTCATGTCAATTTCATTTTGGTCAGTTCTTTTCAGAAGCATAGAAGTAGCTAAGAGATATCTCAAACCACTAATTTTTTCCATACGAGATTTTCCATTTGAAGAATCAATTTTTTTGATACCTTCAAAACTCTTCCTTATGACATCTTCAGAAAAAAACATATATATATTCCTTTAAAAAAGAGCTAAGCTAACTTTTTGAACATGTATAGGCTGATTAACATTTAGGTGAGTGCTTTCAACCATAGTTCTTTGTATTTTGGATAGCTCTACTTTGTGTATGTAATTTTTTATTTGCTCTGCAATCTTTCTTCCAATTAGTGGAGGCACTGCATTACCTATTTGCTGATATTTTGACTTTATACTTCTACCTTCAAAAACAAAATCGTCAGGGAAAGTCTGGAAACGAGCGATCTCTCTGACCGAATAAATTCGGTCCTCTACAGGATGCCAAACTCCAGCATTCTCAGGTTTAAATGCGGCCGTAATTGTGCCTTGAATTTCATGCAAATCATATCTTCTGAAAAAGTTTGGATAATGGTATCGGGGCATGTCATCCCGAATTTTTTTCCAACGATCTGGTAACAATTCATATGGAATGTTTTTCCAAGAACCACCTGCTGGAATCATAGAGCCGTAATGAAGTGCTTGAGGATTTAGTTTCATCAGCTCATTTTGGTTTGGAAGTTCATCAGTAATACCTGCCAGAGTTTTAGCCAAAGTGAGATCCTTGTTCATCTCAACTTCAGGGAAAATATATGGTAAATATTCTAAATCTTTAATGGCAATCAATATTACTCGGATCCTGTTTTGCGGAACCCCAAAATGGCTGAAATTAACGAGTCTATACATCACATGGTATCCTAAAGAATTAGTGAGTGTATCTACGATCTCATCAATCAGCTTGCCATTTTCAACTTTTGTACTCAGCAGACCTCTAACATTCTCAAAAACAACGACCTTAGGTGATAGTTTTTTGATAAATTTAAATGTCTGCTTATAGAGTTGACCTCTTGGATCATTTATACCTTTTCGTGAGCCAGCATTAGAGAAAGGCTGACAAGGAAAACCAGCAGTCAAAACATCCAAATTTTTAACATCTGGGACATCAAGAGTAGTAACATCCCCGTGAATAATATCACCAATATTTCGCTTATAAGTCAAGCAAGCATCAGCATCAAAATCATTAGCCCAAACAACATCATAGCCTGCTTGAACAAAGCCTAAATCCATGCCACCACAACCTGAAAACATCGAAACGACAGTGGGTTTATTAACTCCTTCAAATTTCATTGATAATTGTACTCCAGACACTATGATTGTAATGCATTACTATAGCATAATGCTGTCATTTTATACAGTGGATTTTCATGTCTTCGTTCATTTATCGACCAATTCTTTAACAAGGAAACTATCATGAGTAATGCTACTAAAGAACCATCAATAGTCGATTTATTTTTCCAAGCACTGAGCTTTTCGGATTACTTTTTTATTGCCCTATTCTTTTTACTTCTTTGGTGGGTAATAGAAGTTCACAAATCAGATTATAGCAAAGATAAAGCAATCAAGTTCAAACTGGCAAGTTTCCTTGCCGTGATTGTGCTTTTAATTAATGTGGCAAACATATATTCAGTTATTAATAATTCACCAACTACAATCGGAAAAACTCATAACAGCTTCGGCGACATGTAATAATCATGTTATTTTCGATATAAGATAAACCAAATAAAATAGAGCAATAAAATTAGACAATACCAATAAGTATACTTCGGCACTATATTTATTTTTTAAAAATTTCATATTAACCCTCCTTTCTTTTTAGATTTTGAATATCACTTGAAGTTTATTTATCAAGTTTAAACTTAGATAGATTAAAAATTATTCTTAGCAAGGGCTAACTCAGCGAAGCTGAGTTTCCCTTGTTTTTCTTCCTTGTAGTCAGAAAAAGAAAAACCAACATCAAATTAACACCTAAGCCATTGACAGACTTGCATATTATGCTATTCGTTATAGACAGCATACGGATTTGCTGTCCATCTAATATCAAAAGGAGTTGATATGAAAAATTTTAATAATATATTTGATGACGATTTTCCCTCGTCTTTCACCAACAATGGTGAATCTAAGAAACTTCCCCAGAATCGCATTCGCAGGCATACCGTTACTGTTCGTTTAAATGATATAGAACTTGCGAGAGTAAATATTTTGAGAAATCAGCTCAGCAAAAGCTGTTGGCTGAGAAGCTCAGCTCTTCAGCAACTCCCTCCAACAGTTCCAGAAC
Proteins encoded:
- a CDS encoding McrC family protein; amino-acid sequence: MMIIEAKERTEVNVDINLIVKNGNKLDIYPEIRNFFSIDYKPKNNALILFSGKYIGLIPINESLAIDIKPKFSIGNINRMILTSGEYLQALTFFNRHYSESAVDSNITFKFLIECFIREMKALYENGLLKDFIKRNAISSNIKGKLNVSHSIKKLWSKGMFHKASVDFDKFTPDNDVNKFIKCALFQSLVELRRNHRELKKLIQDNVFFLEMFDGVKSFQGSNPLNLYNPYNDFGIIRNYYKNIVKSAELILSKKGISFELTEENVFLNSYYIDMETIFEKYLFVFLKEYFLNNHPELSVKDGNTDGKKKFFNAQSLATGDAKPDVIIKKGESTLLIADAKYKSKTKDTDRYQIISHAVSFDCKYTVLISPRPENHNGEKMRKIGDVGDTLKINVYEYFIDLSNPDLENEESELAESLFNLVKNY
- a CDS encoding McrB family protein, with the translated sequence MFFSEDVIRKSFEGIKKIDSSNGKSRMEKISGLRYLLATSMLLKRTDQNEIDMKVGSEYRDEFIKTVGEVVSLDSQGLYTKDFNSEFDVKKDYGIGSNFYTTRLAYSRSQVINYPGRPAPLLKLAYENIAIQENVKNTLEKSYNIDSIKVALCIWLMRGEGINIDDIKSPNETILGIIELYLRNNFTADVYKSLVPDLNDVNLFFTNIKDDYFSPNKFYVEVIKDERVIDQIENKVEFASVEDKSILSEKDILVLEDNLNDDDPILIITQKLLSKGAKGILFSGPPGTSKTWYALKIALKLTSSDMRRIERIQFHPSYSYEDFIEGLVPNGAINSSEPLFKPKHKIFLEICKRAREDIDNSYFLIIDEFSRGEPSKIFGELLTYIEPDYRDISFILPYSEEHFSIPQNIVIFATMNPYDRSVVELDSAMERRFEIIEMEPSQNILRSILQQNLLSGEKIGKILLFFSRSNELSTHGFGHTYFKNIESDDDLLLLWNHKLKFIFSKMFKFNPETYTELKQLFMDILDEEFKDEIK
- a CDS encoding DNA cytosine methyltransferase, with product MKFEGVNKPTVVSMFSGCGGMDLGFVQAGYDVVWANDFDADACLTYKRNIGDIIHGDVTTLDVPDVKNLDVLTAGFPCQPFSNAGSRKGINDPRGQLYKQTFKFIKKLSPKVVVFENVRGLLSTKVENGKLIDEIVDTLTNSLGYHVMYRLVNFSHFGVPQNRIRVILIAIKDLEYLPYIFPEVEMNKDLTLAKTLAGITDELPNQNELMKLNPQALHYGSMIPAGGSWKNIPYELLPDRWKKIRDDMPRYHYPNFFRRYDLHEIQGTITAAFKPENAGVWHPVEDRIYSVREIARFQTFPDDFVFEGRSIKSKYQQIGNAVPPLIGRKIAEQIKNYIHKVELSKIQRTMVESTHLNVNQPIHVQKVSLALF